The DNA segment GAGACAAGATCATCGCTCGCGGGATCGTCTTTTCCGGTTTTTTGACTTCTCCGCCAACTGCCGCGATCAAATCAAACCCTTGCAGCGCAATAAAACTGTATCCCATCGCCTGGATCAGTCCACTAACTCCGCTGGAAAAGAATGGGCGGAACGCAGCCGATGTATCGCCGCCGCTCTGACGTGTCACCGCCCACAAACCGCCGACGATCACCACCGCAAAGACAGCCACTTTGCCAACGTTTGCTGCGTTGCCACCGCCGCCGGTTTTCACCATCAAACTGATCGCCAGCAAGATGGTCGTCACGATCGCTAACCCTGGAACCAATGCGGGCTGATCCAACCAGGCCCATTCCAAACCGGCAAGTGCGGCCACGTTTTGTAAAAAGATCATCCCAAAGTGGGCGAATCCTAACGCGTACAAAACTGCGGCAACGATCGAAGCGAACCACACCACCCAGCCCACGGTGAACGCCGATTCAACCGACAACACTTTGCGACTGAACGTATAGGTTCCGCCCGATTCGGGAAACTTCGACGCCATCTCAGCGAAGCTTAGTGCCGTCAGCAGCCCGATCACACCGTTAAGTGCGAAGGCAAGGATTGCCGATGGACCTGTTGTCGCAAACGCGACTCCGGCCAAAGCCAAGATCCCACCACCAACGATCGCACCGACACCAACACCGGTGGCACCAAACAATCCTATATGGCGAACTTGTTTCACAGAGACTTGATCCGGCGGCACCAACTAAACCTTCTGCGGTTGGATGACAACCTTCATTTGGTCAGGATCACCTGCATGCAATCGGTCAAACCATTTTGGTCCATCCGACAGACTGATCATTGACGTGATCAAAGGCGCGACGTTGATGATGCCACGGTTCATCAAGTCGATGCACTGCGGGTATTCTCCGTTGCAACCACATGTACCCTGCAAACGAATTTCGCGGGTGACGACCGACTGCAATGGCAACTCGATCGTCGGTGCGACGTTGCCAACCAAGGTGACGCAGCCACCTTTGCGAACCGATTCGATCGCCGTTTTGATCGTTGGCGTTGCACCGACCACTTCTAACGCCACATCAGCGCCGCGGCCACCGGTCATTTCACGAATTTTCGCAGGCACGTCGCACTGGTCGGCTCGCAGGACATCATCCGCACCAAGCTCTTTCGCGACCGCCAAACGCTTGTCGTTCAAGTCGACTGCGATTACTCGCGTCGCCCCCGCGGCACGGATCGCTTGAATGGCAAGCAAACCGATCATTCCGGCGCCGACGACGACAGCCGTATCGCCAAGTTTTACCGGAGTCACCGCGGCGGCGTGAACGGCCACCGAGACCGCTTCGACCAGGGCTGCATGCTCGAACGGTAACGAGTCAGGCAACGTGTAAACGATCCGGCGAGGCACACTGATCCGTTCGGCAAACGCACCGTGACGTCGGTAATCCCCGCACGACACGCCAAGGACCATTCGGTTGTCACACAGGTTGCCGCTGCCTTGCCGACAAAAGTGACAAGTACCACACGAGACCATCGAATCGAAAGTGACACGGGTTCCCTTTGGCATGTCCGTCACGTTCGCGCCGCTATCGACCACGATCCCGGCCGCTTCGTGGCCCATGACCAAGGGTGGAATCCGGCGACCCGTGCTGCCGTCGTAGCCGTGGATATCGCTGCCGCAAATCCCGCACGCTTCGACCTGTACCAGAACATCGTCGGCACCCATCTCGGGCTCGGCAACATCAGTGACTTCCATCTTTTCGTATTCGGTTAACAGCAGAGCTTTCATCGCGGGAGATCTATTTTGCGGGGTGATTGGTTCGGCTACAACTTTGAGATTGTCTTCACTGGTACCACTTTAGCACAGGTGACTTCCTGTTGAATTACGACTTAGAAGACGACGAGACCCTAACGGCCTACCACGAAGCCGGACACGCCGTCGTTGCCCACGCCCTAGGGGCAACCATCGATTCCATGCAACTTTGGGGCGAAGCCGACGAATTTCTGCCCGATCGGTTTGGCGACTGTCGCGTCAATTGGGGGCGAGTCGACCCGAACCTGGATTGGCAACGTCAACGAGAAATCATGACGTACTTGGGCGGTCCGGTCGCTGAAATGATCTACCGAAGCGAACCGCTGCATCCTGCCCTTTACGGGCCTTGGCAAGACGATTGGGCGAAAGCGATGCAAACTTGCGACGAGATCATTTCTGATCCGCAGCGACGGACACAGTTGCTGGAAAAGATCATCGTCACGCTGCACCACCATCTCGGTCGCGATCCCTACTGGCCCGCCATCGCCAGCCTGGCAGACGAACTGGCCGCGCACGAACAACTCGAATCCGATCAGATCGCCGAAGTACTAACTTTTTGGATTCGCTAGCTTGCGACAGATCACGTACGGGAACGGGCCGCGAGTCAAAACCCAGAGGGTTGCATTGACGTGCGTGAAACGAAATCTGTAAAAGCAGTCCAGTTTCACCACAGGAGTTCTGTCCATGTCGATGCCAATCATTTTCGTCCACTCGGGAAAAGCCGAGCATCTGTACATCGCGACTCGCCAAGCTCGGATCAGCAACCCGGACGCGGACGTGGTTCTGATTGGTGACTCCAGTAATCAGCGTTTGAAGTGGCCAACCCAACACTACCAAATCGACGACTACAACCAGGACATTAGGCAGTTTCAAGCACATTACCGACATCGCAGCCCAAATCCACCCTCGTTTGAAATGTTCTGTTTCGAGCGATGGTTCGTGGTCGCGAAGTGGATGCGAGAACACCACGTCGACAAGGCTTGGGTCTGTGATTCCGATTTAATGATTTTTAGCGATCTCAAATCGATTGCCAAAAAATTTGCTAGTTTTGATCTCGGGATTTCATTCATCAGTGGTCACTCGTTGATGATCAATCGACTCGATTGCTTGGATGGTTTTTGCGACTTCATCAATCGCATGTACGCGGATCCGGACCAACAACAAAAGTTCGATGATCTGTTTGCGAACAGCCCCAGCATTTGGGACCGATCGATTTCGGACATGACGGCTCTGACTCACTACACCCGCACGATTCCTGACCGTGTCATCGACTTGGCAACCATCCAAGACAGTTCGGTATTCGATTTCCACATCCGCCACCTTGATGGCTTCGCCGGCAAAAAGTCAAAACAGATTGATTGGCGAGACTCGAAACCCTTCGGCGTTCATCCTGATCACACTGACCCGATCCGTTTTCACACCTTGCACTTTCAAGGCCGAGCCAAACAATCGATGCATGCCTACGCATCGAATCCCGATTTGGATGTTTGGACCAGTTGGCTGCGTCGACGAACGACCACCCGACTCGCCAAACTGAAAAAGTACTTGCCATCGGCCTGCCGCAAAGTTGCCTAGGCCATAACGCATAAGCAGCCGATGAAATCACCGACGACGAACCACACCGAATTTACGTTTCAAAGATTATGGGCCGGCGTTGCCGTCGGACTGATTTGCACGACGTGGCGATTGTGGTTCCCGACCATCGCAGACTCGGGCTATCCGGCGATTGCATTTTTCCCATCGCTGGCTGGTTGTCCGGAATGGATTCTTGACGCAACCAGTTTTTTTATCGTAGCCGCATTGATTGCGATCGCGGCATTGGGGAATGCGGCACCGATCACCCGCGCAGGCTGGATCGTTGTGGTGGTTGGATTGGTTGTGTCGTTTGCTCTGGATCAACATCGATTGCAGCCATGGGCCTATCAATTGGCCATCTACGCGTTGATGTTCGCGGCACTGGATCCCGCTCGGCTGCGTCAATGGATCATCCCGGTGGCCGCCAGCGTCTATATCTACAGCGCAATGGGGAAGTTCGATTTTCAGTTTGCCCACACGGTCGGACAAGATTTTCTAGCGGCTGTCGCTCGTCCATTTGGCGTTAACCTTGACGCCATCGACGAGACCATGCGGACGCGACTAGCGTTGATCTTTCCGGCGACCGAATTGCTCGCTGGACTTGCTCTATTGATCCCGCGCATTCGGCCGATCGCAGGGGTAATTATCACGATGATGCATGCCACCTTGATTGCGATCTTAGGTCCCTGGAGTCTCGATCACAGTTTGGGTGTTTTGACTTGGAACGCGGCGCTGATGTTCCAGACTTATTGGTGGATGATCCGGCGTCCAATCCCGACCAATTTCACAGACGTCAATGGCAAGAAACAGCCAAGTACGCATCGGTCGGTGCTGACGACGATGGTGATTGGCCTTGTTCTGATCGCCCCACTCACCGAACGATGGGGCGTTTGGGACCACTGGTTGTCATGGTCGCTCTACTCGCCTCATACCAGTCGAGTAGACATCCAGGTGCACGATTCGGCAACATCGGCGATGAATGAGGACATCGTTTCGATGTTGGAAGCCGATGACGACAACGACGGTTGGCGAACATTTCCGCTGTCGCGTTGGGCGCTCGATTCACGTGGCGTTCCCGTCTATCCACAATCGCGATACCAGCTCGATTTAGCGATCGAGTTTGCCAAGCAACAGGGACTCGACCGTGACGTTCGAGCCAGCCTGCAGAGCATGTCCAACCGGTGGACGGGAACTCGCGACCGAAAATGGCTGGGTGGACTCGCGGAAATGAAAAAGGCGAAAAACTACTGAATCCATTATTATGGAAATAGATTCAGCAGCGTTAAATGCCCATCTGCTGCAACATATCCGCGATCTGGCCCAGCGTTTCAGTCAAACGTGGGTGCGACTGTTCAAACGACGACGCAGCGCTCGTAACGTTCTCGCTTAACGATTCTGAATTCTGCGGTTGATGCTGAAGCGCAGTTTCGATTTGCTCCATCGTCGATCGCAAACGGGCAACATCGGTGGGATCAAGTTGTTCGTTCGACGAGAGTTCGCGGCGAACGATTTCTAACGCTTCGTTGAGTTCTTTGTGGCTCACTAAGGTGACCTCCTATTTGAAATGGTTCGTCAGTTTGATTCATTTTAGCCATCTGAGAAATGGCCCGTGTCAAAACGTCGAGTTCTTCGATGTTTGATGAGTAATTTCCTTCCTCAGCATCGCTGCCCCACGACGATTGCTTTTCCAGAAGATGTCAAAGATGTCGCCGAGAACTGGAATCGTACCGACAATAAAGTCGATCAACGCGTACCACAGCAGCCACAGGTAGATTCGTTTTCGAGCGCCCGCACGCTTGGCTTGGACGACAAGAAACCCGTGCGCCAACAATCCCGCCACATCCCCGACGCCCGGGATGAACCCCAAAATGCTGTCCCAGCCCAATCGAATACCCAGCACAGGGATTTCGATGGCGTCATCCATCAGACGAGCAAAGCTGTCCGCTCGCATCTGAATCTCTTTCAGCTGCTTCGGATCTTTCATGACGGTATTCTTCGTACGAGAACCAATGGCCGATTATACATCGATACGGTCGGTGCAATCTGCAAGCCTCAACTTATACATCGGTCGATCGTGAACGTACCTCCCCCCGAATTCAACTTAGAGTTTGGGCGACGGCCAGCGAACCGTTGTTCATTTCCGGGTGTCCAGTCACACTACCATCATCTTAATTCCGTCCTTTTGAACGACAGCCAACCTTGATTCCTTCAACAACGTCCGCAACCGACAACCGATCCTTTCGTGTAGGTGTGGCTTGCGCATTGTTGGCTCATGTTTGCTGGGGCGTTTTCCCCCTGTACTGGCGAATGGTTGGGTCAGTCCCTTCCATTGCTTTAACTGCCCACCGAGTCATTTGGTCATTCGTGCTGTTAGCGATCTTGACCGCGTCGGTCCAACGGCTTCGTCGAATCGTTTGGACGCGGCATGAAAAGCGCACCCTACTAATTCACGCGTGCGCCGCCGTAATGATCGGAATCAATTGGTTGGCGTTTTTATACGCAGTGGAATCAAACCAAGTACTGCAAGCTTCGCTGGGCTACTACATCAATCCTCTGGTCAACGTGCTGTTAGGCGTGATGATCTTGCGCGAAAAACTTTATGTGCCGCAAATGGTGGCCGTTGGTTTGGCCGGGATCGGCGTCCTTGTGATGACGATCGCGGGAAGTGGCGTGCCATGGATTGCTTTGTCCATGGCTTTGTCGTTTGGAATCTATGGATTGCTGAAAAAGAAGGCGCCGCTTGGCCCGTTCGAGGGTTTGACTTTGGAAACCGGGATTCTATTCCCGATCGCGGCAACCTACGTGTTGATCGGTTTTCAATCGCCCAATGCCGCGTCTCTATCCGCATTGACTTGGGCACTGTTGATGATCGGTGGGGCTGTCACCATCACGCCACTCGCTCTGTTCGCCGTCGCGGCCCAGCGTGTTCCGTTATCGACCATTGGGATTCTGCAATACGTCGGACCGACGATGCAGTGGATCGTTGGTGCGATTATCCTGGGCGAACCCGTCAGCACCTCTCAGTTCATCGGTTTCGCGTTTGTGTGGGCCGGCGTCGTGGTCTTCATCGCCGGAAACCCCACAACCCGATGGTTTAAATCACGAATGAAAACGAAACCAGTTCTGGCAAAAAGATAAATCGAGTTACACAACTCAATGTCTTAGCCTAAGCCATTCATGGTTCCGGTACTGGTCGCAAACTGGTCAATTTCCATTCCAACGTTTTGCAAGAAATTGACGAACAGATTTGGCAATGGATAGTTGTTGTTACGGTCGAACGCCAAGTGACCAGCGTGACGCATTCCTCCACCAGCGACCAAGACGGGCATATTGCGGTTATCATGATTGGATGCATTGCCAAGGTTGCTGGTCAATAAGACGTTGGTGTGATCGAGCAAGGTTGCGTCACCGTCTTCGGATCGATTCAGGTCGCGAATGAATTCGCCCCACTGAGCCACGATCGCGCCTTCGACGATCGCCAGTTGAGCCAACTTTTCTTCGTCCTTGCCGTGGTGACTGAGGTTGTGATAGCCCTCGTCCACACCCTCGATCGGGATCACTCCGCCGGCACCCGGGATGTGCAACGAGATGAACCGAGCCGAGTCGGTCAAAAGCGCCAACTTAATGACATCGCACATCGTTTTTTGTTTGGCGATGATATCGCTGGGGTCATTAATATCTCGTGGCATCTTTGCGTCGACTTTGGGCTTGGGACGTTTCGCCCATTTCTCGGTCTCTTCCATTCGTTTTTCTAGCTGTCGAACACTAGTGAAGTATGCATCCAGTCGATCGCGGTCGCCGAGTCCCAGGTCGCGCTGTAATGACTTGGCATCTTCACCGACCAAATCCATAATGCTGCGCCCCTGGCGAACGCGGCCAGCCTGCTGTTCGCGTTGGTCCTTCGATTCGTCGACGAACAACTTCGCAAACAATCGCGACGGTGAATCTTCCGGTGGAATCATCGCGCCGCTTTCGGTGTAACACGGGCTAGAACTGCCGCTGGTGCTAAGCACCAATGATGGAAACCGTGTTGCGTCGCCCAAGTGCTTGGCCATCAATTGGTCGATGGAGATCGAATTGACGGCTTTACCCGACGTGCCCACTGGCGAAGCCGTCAAGATGCTTGCTTCGGCCCGGTGACCACCCTTTACCCCTGGATGCGAAACACCCGAAACCACCGTCAACTTAGCCCGCAGATCGGACAGTGGTTTCAGGTAAGGCGACGGCGTGTACTGCACACCTTTGTCGTCGGGAAATAGATTTTCCGCGACCAAACCCAATCCCAGGGTCATCGCGACAAAACGTTTCGGAGCAGCCGATTTATCGGACGCGGCGAACGAAGGTTGCATCGCGGTCAACCACGGCAAACTCATCGCCACGCCACTGCCACGAAGCACGGTTCGTCGATCAAGTGCCCGGCGAAAGTTGAATTGAACTTGTTGATTCAAAGCCATCGTTCTTACTTATTCAAAAAGGTGGGACTGGTGACAACCGCATACAACAACGACCGCAATCCGTAATTGTCACCAGCAGTACTTTCAACGATTTGGTCCAGTTCGTATCGGTCAGCAAACTGAATCGATCCGCCCGTACCGTAAGTCATCAATTGACCTGCAAAATTTCGGGCAACCGGTCGAATATCATCGCACACGATTTTCCGATATTCGTCAAAGTTGTTAAAGCTGAGTCCGTCAGCGGTAACGAAACTAGCGTCGACTGGCAAACCGCGACGTGACTTGCCACCGTTGACCTGGATGTACTGATCACGCCAACGTCCCCCGGCATCAAAGTTTTCGAGCGCGTAACCGGGCGGATCAATGTTTTGGTGACAACCGTTGCAGGAAACATCCGACAAGTGTTTCTGCAGCTGCTCGCGAATCGTTTTTGCGCCTCGAATATCAGGCTCGACTGCTGGAACACTTTCGGGCGGCGGCGGAATCGGCGTTCCCAAAATCCGTTCCGAAACCCAAACACCACGAAGCACCGGCGAAGTGTTGGTTCCGTTGGCGGTAACTTTCAAGATCGATCCTTGCGACAACAGGCCGCCTCGCGGCGAGTCGCTGGGCAGCTTGACTTTGCGAAGTTCATCGCCGTCGACACCTTCAATCTCATAGTAACGAGCCAGCCGACTGTTCAAGAACGTGAAATCCGAACGGATCAATTTGTCCGCCCCTGCGTTCGTTTTGATCAAATCTTCGAGGTACTGATGTGTCTCGTCCAGCATCGCGTTTTGCACGACCACGTCAAAATCGCGATAAAGCTTTCGGTCTGGTTCTGTAAATTCGATTTGCGACATGTCCAACCATTGATCGGCAAAGTCACGCACGAATTGGCTGGCGTACTTTCCTTCAAGTAAGCGATCGACCTGACCACGAATGACTTGGGGATCCTGCA comes from the Rubripirellula reticaptiva genome and includes:
- a CDS encoding galactitol-1-phosphate 5-dehydrogenase, coding for MKALLLTEYEKMEVTDVAEPEMGADDVLVQVEACGICGSDIHGYDGSTGRRIPPLVMGHEAAGIVVDSGANVTDMPKGTRVTFDSMVSCGTCHFCRQGSGNLCDNRMVLGVSCGDYRRHGAFAERISVPRRIVYTLPDSLPFEHAALVEAVSVAVHAAAVTPVKLGDTAVVVGAGMIGLLAIQAIRAAGATRVIAVDLNDKRLAVAKELGADDVLRADQCDVPAKIREMTGGRGADVALEVVGATPTIKTAIESVRKGGCVTLVGNVAPTIELPLQSVVTREIRLQGTCGCNGEYPQCIDLMNRGIINVAPLITSMISLSDGPKWFDRLHAGDPDQMKVVIQPQKV
- a CDS encoding cell division protein FtsH; amino-acid sequence: MNYDLEDDETLTAYHEAGHAVVAHALGATIDSMQLWGEADEFLPDRFGDCRVNWGRVDPNLDWQRQREIMTYLGGPVAEMIYRSEPLHPALYGPWQDDWAKAMQTCDEIISDPQRRTQLLEKIIVTLHHHLGRDPYWPAIASLADELAAHEQLESDQIAEVLTFWIR
- a CDS encoding DUF4404 family protein — translated: MSHKELNEALEIVRRELSSNEQLDPTDVARLRSTMEQIETALQHQPQNSESLSENVTSAASSFEQSHPRLTETLGQIADMLQQMGI
- a CDS encoding DUF4112 domain-containing protein; protein product: MKDPKQLKEIQMRADSFARLMDDAIEIPVLGIRLGWDSILGFIPGVGDVAGLLAHGFLVVQAKRAGARKRIYLWLLWYALIDFIVGTIPVLGDIFDIFWKSNRRGAAMLRKEITHQTSKNSTF
- the rarD gene encoding EamA family transporter RarD, which encodes MIPSTTSATDNRSFRVGVACALLAHVCWGVFPLYWRMVGSVPSIALTAHRVIWSFVLLAILTASVQRLRRIVWTRHEKRTLLIHACAAVMIGINWLAFLYAVESNQVLQASLGYYINPLVNVLLGVMILREKLYVPQMVAVGLAGIGVLVMTIAGSGVPWIALSMALSFGIYGLLKKKAPLGPFEGLTLETGILFPIAATYVLIGFQSPNAASLSALTWALLMIGGAVTITPLALFAVAAQRVPLSTIGILQYVGPTMQWIVGAIILGEPVSTSQFIGFAFVWAGVVVFIAGNPTTRWFKSRMKTKPVLAKR
- a CDS encoding DUF1552 domain-containing protein, yielding MALNQQVQFNFRRALDRRTVLRGSGVAMSLPWLTAMQPSFAASDKSAAPKRFVAMTLGLGLVAENLFPDDKGVQYTPSPYLKPLSDLRAKLTVVSGVSHPGVKGGHRAEASILTASPVGTSGKAVNSISIDQLMAKHLGDATRFPSLVLSTSGSSSPCYTESGAMIPPEDSPSRLFAKLFVDESKDQREQQAGRVRQGRSIMDLVGEDAKSLQRDLGLGDRDRLDAYFTSVRQLEKRMEETEKWAKRPKPKVDAKMPRDINDPSDIIAKQKTMCDVIKLALLTDSARFISLHIPGAGGVIPIEGVDEGYHNLSHHGKDEEKLAQLAIVEGAIVAQWGEFIRDLNRSEDGDATLLDHTNVLLTSNLGNASNHDNRNMPVLVAGGGMRHAGHLAFDRNNNYPLPNLFVNFLQNVGMEIDQFATSTGTMNGLG